One region of Thermosipho affectus genomic DNA includes:
- a CDS encoding class I SAM-dependent methyltransferase — protein sequence MRKKLIILNKNPKKERLDTSNNKLSAYEDFEKLKPYLKGKYFDKGLIINYNVTPQYKDLKNFIESRLKDKRVLHIGFADHMDIIGMKIKSKQWIHNFILKVAREVWGIDIDCEAVRYLKDVYGIQNIICANIENYYELPDIIKQTNWDSIVVFDVIEHLHNPIKFLKAIKKLKATQLVVSAPNAYRWENIIQGFNNMEIVNTDHKYWFSGFTLMKTVTLAGFKVKNLVFLDRYLKNIPEKFSNSIFRDTVLVIAEF from the coding sequence TTGAGAAAAAAATTAATAATACTTAACAAAAACCCAAAAAAGGAAAGATTAGATACATCTAATAATAAATTATCCGCATATGAAGATTTTGAAAAACTTAAACCATATCTTAAAGGAAAATATTTTGACAAAGGTCTAATAATAAACTACAATGTTACACCTCAGTACAAAGATTTAAAAAATTTTATAGAATCTCGATTGAAAGATAAAAGAGTTTTGCATATAGGATTTGCTGATCATATGGATATAATTGGTATGAAAATTAAATCTAAACAGTGGATTCATAATTTCATACTCAAAGTAGCTAGAGAAGTTTGGGGGATTGATATTGATTGTGAAGCAGTGCGTTATTTGAAAGATGTGTATGGAATTCAAAATATAATTTGTGCTAATATTGAAAATTATTATGAATTACCAGATATTATAAAACAAACAAACTGGGATAGTATAGTTGTTTTTGATGTAATAGAACATCTTCATAATCCAATAAAATTTCTAAAAGCTATTAAGAAACTTAAAGCGACTCAACTTGTTGTATCTGCTCCGAATGCCTATAGATGGGAAAATATAATACAAGGGTTTAACAATATGGAAATTGTAAATACTGACCATAAATATTGGTTTTCAGGTTTTACTTTGATGAAAACCGTAACTTTGGCAGGTTTTAAGGTAAAGAATCTAGTATTTCTTGATAGATATTTGAAAAACATACCAGAAAAATTTTCAAATTCAATTTTTAGAGATACAGTGCTTGTTATTGCAGAATTTTGA